One Malassezia restricta chromosome VI, complete sequence genomic region harbors:
- a CDS encoding aldo/keto reductase family yields the protein MTCDMYTPGSAKLNNGAEVPLLGLGCYDPANPDSIGEAILVAAHHGYLHYDTAKFYENERVVGQALRKSGIPRDKIFLTTKLWNTDHHDVEAAFDESLEKLDLEYIDMYLMHWPQATMPDQRFKSDDSIDYIKTWKAMEQLLKTRAGKVKGIGVSNFSVKTLTELLKHAEIVPAMNQIETHPYNQDRDLVRLCQEKGIVVTAYSPLGMALSPMPEDRDIVSVAQATGVTPEQIILSWNVQRHVVVIPKSLNPVHIEQNMKMVKLNEEQTQRIDAIANDPERRCRRFCPAYDPQTDTVAGWTYEQLGWEKP from the coding sequence ATGACGTGTGACATGTATACGCCTGGATCTGCCAAGCTAAACAATGGAGCAGAGGTACCTTTACTGGGTTTAGGATGCTATGATCCAGCAAACCCTGACTCGATTGGTGAAGCTATTCTTGTTGCAGCGCACCATGGCTACCTGCATTATGACACAGCGAAATTCTATGAGAACGAGAGAGTTGTAGGTCAAGCTCTCCGTAAATCAGGTATTCCTCGCGACAAAATTTTTCTCACGACAAAACTTTGGAATACAGACCATCACGACGTCGAGGCTGCATTCGACGAATCTCTCGAAAAGCTGGATTTGGAATACATCGACATGTATCTGATGCACTGGCCACAAGCCACGATGCCAGACCAGCGATTCAAGTCAGATGACTCGATCGATTATATTAAAACATGGAAAGCTATGGAACAGCTTCTGAAGACGCGCGCTGGCAAGGTCAAGGGCATAGGCGTCAGTAACTTCAGTGTGAAAACACTGACAGAGCTTCTGAAGCACGCCGAGATTGTGCCTGCGATGAACCAAATTGAAACGCATCCATACAATCAAGATCGCGACCTTGTCAGACTCTGCCAGGAGAAGGGAATTGTTGTCACGGCATATTCCCCTCTGGGTATGGCCCTGTCCCCCATGCCCGAAGACCGGGACATCGTCTCTGTAGCTCAGGCTACGGGAGTGACGCCCGAACAAATTATTCTCAGCTGGAACGTgcagcgccatgtcgttgTGATACCTAAGAGCTTGAATCCCGTGCACATTGAGCAAAACATGAAGATGGTCAAACTCAATGAAGAACAGACACAGAGAATCGACGCTATTGCCAATGATCCAGAACGCCGCTGCAGACGCTTCTGTCCGGCATACGACCCTCAAACAGACACCGTGGCGGGGTGGACTTATGAGCAGCTCGGTTGGGAGAAACCATAG
- a CDS encoding aldo/keto reductase family, with translation MTEIQTPPTTKINTGTEVSMVGFGCFNPGNPPGIIPGIEAATKIGYTLYDTAALYENEKEVGDVLRASGIPREKLFVTTKLFNDCHHSVEASFDRSLEALNLDYIDMFLMHWPQATVPGQKYVADDSISFVDTWKQLEKLLETRAGKVKAIGVSNFSVKTLTELLKHAKVVPAMNQVETHPYNQDRELVKLCQEKGIVVEAYTPLGFADSPFFKDQDLLSIAKEIGDDVTVPNVVLSWNVQRGVIVLPKTCTPERAKENFRILRLSDAHMQRIYDIENDPKRRHQRLCQAYDPKTKTALGWTYDQLGWNKPIQMMEN, from the coding sequence ATGACTGAAATCCAAACCCCACCCACGACAAAGATCAACACTGGCACTGAAGTGTCAATGGTCGGTTTTGGCTGCTTCAACCCTGGCAACCCCCCCGGTATAATTCCTGGTATCGAAGCTGCCACTAAGATCGGCTACACCCTTTATGACACCGCCGCCTTGTATGAGAACGAAAAGGAAGTGGGCGATGTACTTCGTGCCAGTGGCATTCCTCGTGAAAAGCTCTTTGTTACTACAAAATTATTTAACGATTGCCACCACAGTGTTGAAGCGTCCTTTGATCGTTCGCTCGAAGCTCTCAACCTTGATTACATTGACATGTTCCTGATGCATTGGCCTCAGGCCACTGTGCCTGGTCAAAAGTACGTGGCTGATGACTCTATCAGCTTTGTCGACACATGGAAGCAGCTTGAGAAATTactcgagacgcgcgctgGCAAAGTAAAGGCTATTGGCGTGAGCAACTTTAGTGTCAAGACTCTCACGGAGTTGCTCAAGCATGCCAAGGTGGTGCCGGCTATGAATCAGGTTGAGACGCACCCTTACAACCAGGATCGCGAGCTGGTCAAGCTCTGTCAAGAAAAAGGCATCGTAGTAGAGGCATACACGCCTCTTGGCTTTGCCGACTCGCCCTTCTTTAAAGATCAGGACTTGTTGTCAATTGCCAAAGAGATTGGTGATGATGTGACAGTGCCCAATGTCGTATTGAGCTGGAACGTCCAGCGCGGTGTCATTGTTTTGCCAAAGACCTGCACCcctgagcgtgccaaggagAACTTTAGAATCTTGCGTTTGTCGGATGCacacatgcagcgcataTACGATATTGAAAACGACCCTAagcgccgccaccagcGTCTCTGCCAGGCGTACGACCCGAAGACCAAGACCGCGCTGGGCTGGACCTACGACCAGCTTGGTTGGAACAAGCCTATCCAGATGATGGAAAACTGA
- a CDS encoding mitochondrial protein FMP25, which produces MLRAAGWRTIWRTAPPSRVVIGGAALVTGIAYVSSPYLLDSPLDHAGSASEHRFPLCSLFAWGMNKNKVAAPHLKDTVVRLPENFQSLDGMALRDVQFSNDVGVAVDASGNILQWGTGFDPVSPCPSQTLTGLDIERVQISGSKVFALSRSGHVYVFATQRSKLIRDASSWFSSPFDYIQLKANERFKDIAAGEHHVLALSRDGHVYSVPADDLANEFGQLGYSSVSLTQRDSFKRVEARLEPRIVLNRRRSDALETPHKDIVDSSDIRYAPELRPVPSLHGATFAQIDVGSNHSVARTAEGRVLTWGYNGFGQLGLGANISVDTVAVPSEVAWPVSIVGRNASCSCVAAGGNNTFFVIQSSNAPILSDEKGALSKERVDVLAVGSGQRGTLGNGQRSQVCGVPTRVKNVSGLYEYSEREKRLCPIQVHALTVGAGGQCALVMDAPPLSQDETRRDVYVWGDNDASQLGMGGKGHRAVPSLLTHTPPSNQDDKEQPAPQRILLVERNKVRGSSWDGKERTYSRVEQRIVAGGSCVGVYTKV; this is translated from the coding sequence ATGCTTCGTGCTGCCGGCTGGCGCACGATATGGCGAAccgcgccgccatcgcGTGTTGTAATAGGAGGTGCTGCACTTGTGACAGGAATCGCCTATGTCTCATCACCGTACCTGCTTGATTCCCCTCTAGACCATGCTGGTTCGGCGTCCGAGCACCGCTTTCCCTTGTGTTCCCTGTTTGCATGGGGAATGAACAAGAATAAGGTCGCAGCACCACATCTCAAAGATACTGTGGTAAGACTTCCTGAAAATTTTCAGTCCCTTGATGGAATGGCTCTACGCGATGTCCAATTTTCGAATGATGTAGGTGTGGCTGTTGATGCCTCTGGAAACATCTTGCAGTGGGGCACCGGTTTTGACCCTGTATCGCCATGTCCAAGCCAAACTTTGACCGGACTTGATATTGAGCGTGTGCAAATCTCTGGGTCTAAAGTATTTGCATTGTCTCGTTCCGGCCATGTGTATGTTTTTGCAACACAGCGCTCTAAGCTCATACGCGACGCTTCATCATGGTTTTCATCCCCGTTTGATTATATCCAACTCAAGGCCAACGAAAGGTTCAAAGATATTGCTGCAGGTGAGCATCATGTTCTGGCTCTTAGTCGTGATGGACATGTGTACTCAGTTCCTGCTGACGACTTGGCCAATGAATTTGGTCAGCTAGGATATTCAAGCGTATCCCTCACACAGCGTGACTCGTTCAAacgcgtcgaggcgcgtcttgaGCCTCGAATTGTCCTTAATAGGCGCCGTTCTGATGCCTTAGAGACCCCTCATAAGGATATTGTGGACTCATCTGACATCCGGTATGCGCCTGAGTTGCGCCCTGTACCCTCTCTCCACGGTGCCACATTTGCTCAGATCGACGTGGGCTCAAATCATTCGGTGGCTCGCACCGCCGAAGGACGCGTGCTGACATGGGGCTACAACGGATTCGGACAACTCGGTCTTGGTGCTAATATTTCCGTTGATACGGTAGCTGTGCCGAGTGAAGTAGCATGGCCTGTATCTATCGTGGGTCGAAATGCTTCTTGCAGTTGTGTGGCGGCTGGCGGAAACAACACATTTTTCGTGATTCAAAGCTCCAATGCGCCGATATTATCGGATGAAAAGGGTGCCTTATCCAAGGAGCGAGTGGATGTTTTGGCAGTCGGAAGCGGGCAACGTGGTACTCTCGGTAATGGACAGCGCAGTCAAGTGTGTGGTGTGCCTACGCGAGTAAAAAACGTGTCAGGCCTATACGAATACTCGGAACGTGAAAAGCGTCTATGTCCTATTCAAGTGCATGCCTTGACAGTAGGCGCTGGTGGTCAGTGCGCCCTTGTCATGGACGCTCCTCCGTTAAGCCAGGATGAAACACGTCGTGACGTCTATGTGTGGGGCGACAATGATGCATCACAGCTTGGAATGGGTGGAAAGGGTCACAGGGCCGTCCCCTCATTACTCACACACACACCACCCTCCAACCAAGATGATAAAGAGCAACCAGCACCACAACGCATACTGCTAGTTGAACGTAACAAAGTGCGTGGCTCTTCGTGGGATGGGAAAGAACGCACCTATTCGCGCGTGGAGCAGCGTATTGTGGCAGGTGGGTCTTGTGTTGGTGTTTATACAAAAGTATAA